The following are encoded in a window of Flavobacteriales bacterium genomic DNA:
- the mrdA gene encoding penicillin-binding protein 2: MNLDSRKYVLIAGVVFIALVFILRLFWIQVVDGRWKAEAANMAERKVTVYPSRGLIYDRRERLLVANTPVYDLMVVPREVKPFDTLAFCTLIGVSVDDLRRRLAEAMVWSRYKPSVIEKQIPAEQFAAISVHLHKYNGFYGQSRTLRTYPPRTAPHLLGYLSEVSPKKVEEDKYYKAGDVIGVGGVEEYYEEALRGRRGVKYVLVDVHNNEKGPFKNGMYDTLAVAGEDLFTGLDLDLQLLGEKLMRNKKGSIVALDPKTGEVLCMVSSPAYDPELLVGRVRNTNYGQLQRDPIKPLFDRALQAQYPPGSIFKIVQSLTALELGVIQPNTGYPCNRALVGCHNHPTATDVEKAIQYSCNPYFYNVFRRLVERDLDRKSRFRDAALGLAEWETYMHRFGLGHKLDIDLPSVKGGLIPGPAYYDRKYGKERWAFSTIYSASIGQGEVLVAPLQMANLAAIFANKGWYIEPHVVRAIGHPDSAQARYRERKETGISARWYDLVHEGMRRVVHEAGGTARQARVPGITVCGKTGTAENPHGKDHAVFIAYAPMEDPRIAIAVYVENSGFGGTWAAPIASLIIEQYLTGEITRPEVVARMEEADLIAAEKDYRKPPKKPRRP; the protein is encoded by the coding sequence ATGAACCTCGATTCGCGCAAATACGTGCTGATCGCCGGGGTGGTCTTCATCGCCCTGGTCTTCATCCTGCGCCTTTTCTGGATCCAGGTGGTTGACGGCCGTTGGAAGGCCGAAGCGGCGAACATGGCCGAGCGCAAGGTCACCGTCTATCCTTCGCGCGGGCTCATCTACGACAGGCGGGAACGGCTGCTGGTGGCCAACACACCGGTCTACGACCTGATGGTGGTGCCCCGCGAGGTGAAGCCCTTCGACACGTTGGCCTTCTGCACGCTGATCGGGGTAAGTGTGGACGACCTGCGCAGGCGCCTGGCGGAAGCGATGGTCTGGTCGCGCTACAAGCCCAGCGTCATCGAGAAGCAGATCCCCGCCGAGCAGTTCGCCGCCATCAGCGTCCATCTGCACAAGTACAACGGTTTCTATGGACAGAGCAGGACCCTGCGCACCTATCCACCACGTACCGCGCCGCACCTGCTGGGCTACCTCAGCGAGGTGAGTCCGAAGAAGGTGGAGGAGGACAAGTACTACAAGGCGGGCGACGTGATCGGAGTTGGCGGCGTGGAGGAGTACTACGAGGAAGCGCTGCGCGGGCGGCGCGGTGTGAAGTATGTGCTGGTGGACGTGCACAACAACGAAAAGGGGCCCTTCAAGAACGGCATGTACGACACCCTGGCCGTGGCGGGTGAGGATCTCTTCACGGGCCTCGACCTGGACCTTCAGCTGCTGGGCGAAAAGCTCATGCGCAACAAGAAGGGCAGTATCGTGGCGCTGGACCCGAAGACCGGCGAGGTGCTGTGCATGGTGAGCAGCCCGGCCTACGATCCCGAACTGCTTGTGGGACGGGTGCGCAACACCAACTACGGGCAGCTCCAACGCGACCCCATCAAGCCGCTCTTCGACCGGGCGCTGCAGGCGCAGTATCCTCCGGGCTCGATCTTCAAGATCGTGCAATCGCTCACCGCGCTCGAACTGGGCGTCATCCAGCCCAACACCGGCTACCCCTGCAACCGTGCCCTGGTGGGTTGCCACAACCACCCCACGGCCACCGATGTGGAGAAGGCCATCCAGTATTCGTGCAACCCCTATTTCTACAATGTGTTCCGGCGGCTGGTGGAGCGCGACCTGGACCGCAAGAGCCGATTCCGGGACGCGGCGCTGGGCCTGGCCGAATGGGAGACCTACATGCACCGCTTCGGTCTGGGCCATAAGCTTGACATCGACCTGCCCTCGGTGAAGGGCGGCCTGATCCCTGGACCGGCCTACTACGACCGCAAGTACGGCAAGGAACGCTGGGCCTTCAGCACCATCTACTCGGCGAGCATCGGACAGGGCGAAGTGCTGGTGGCACCGCTGCAGATGGCCAACCTCGCGGCCATCTTCGCCAACAAGGGCTGGTACATCGAGCCGCATGTGGTGCGCGCCATCGGACATCCGGACAGCGCGCAGGCCCGCTACAGGGAGCGCAAGGAGACCGGCATCAGCGCGCGCTGGTACGACCTGGTGCACGAGGGTATGCGGCGTGTGGTGCATGAGGCCGGTGGCACGGCACGCCAGGCCAGGGTTCCAGGCATCACCGTGTGCGGCAAGACCGGTACGGCCGAGAACCCGCACGGCAAGGACCACGCGGTATTCATCGCTTACGCACCCATGGAGGACCCGCGCATCGCCATCGCCGTGTACGTGGAGAACAGCGGCTTCGGTGGCACCTGGGCCGCTCCCATCGCCAGCCTCATCATCGAGCAATACCTCACCGGCGAGATCACGCGGCCGGAGGTGGTGGCACGCATGGAGGAGGCCGACCTGATCGCCGCCGAGAAGGACTACCGCAAGCCGCCCAAGAAACCGCGACGCCCATGA
- the lptC gene encoding LPS export ABC transporter periplasmic protein LptC, whose product MGRVHRTILLGIPALLGAGMFFSCRNDLDKVAAVEMPEAGPDRVTFDAEYLMSDSGHVRNRLRAGRIAEWTGGERQTELADGLELIFLDADGGQRGMLTAQRGTIRPEERRMEVQDDVVFINVRGERLETERLVWSQDSARVSTDRPVRIQRGQDVIHGVGLDAAEDMSSYTIRRITGELYLAPDSVE is encoded by the coding sequence GTGGGCCGCGTCCACCGCACGATCCTGCTCGGCATTCCCGCCCTCCTGGGGGCGGGAATGTTCTTTTCATGCCGGAACGATCTGGACAAGGTGGCCGCCGTGGAGATGCCCGAGGCCGGTCCGGACCGGGTGACCTTCGACGCCGAATACCTGATGTCCGATTCCGGCCATGTGCGCAACCGCTTGCGTGCCGGCCGTATCGCGGAATGGACAGGGGGAGAGCGCCAAACGGAGCTTGCCGATGGCCTGGAACTCATTTTCCTGGATGCTGATGGTGGGCAGCGCGGCATGCTCACCGCGCAACGGGGCACCATCCGGCCGGAAGAGCGCCGCATGGAAGTGCAGGATGATGTGGTCTTCATCAACGTGCGTGGCGAACGCCTGGAGACCGAGCGGCTCGTGTGGTCGCAGGACAGTGCCCGCGTTTCCACCGACCGGCCGGTGCGCATCCAGCGCGGCCAGGATGTGATCCACGGCGTGGGGCTCGATGCCGCCGAGGACATGAGCAGCTACACCATCAGGCGCATCACCGGCGAACTGTACCTTGCCCCGGACAGCGTGGAATAG
- the mreC gene encoding rod shape-determining protein MreC: MRDLFRFLHRIRNTLLFLALMVVSLILLHSGNAHHRAQAISSSNALSGTVYGWWSSVTEYAGLKEVNRALAEENADLRSRDASSYAPVADLFVTIRDTIYRQRYAYMTARVINSTWHKQRNFLTLDKGMTTGLQADMGVIGPHGIVGVVRQVSPHFASVISVLNPDIRTSVRMRRTGHFGLLYWDTNDPRTASVIDIAKHARVAVGDTVETRGGDGIFPEGVPVGVVEKLEVEPGSNYHDITIRLTEDMTRSGHVYVVTDLFRMERDTLEAAHHTR; the protein is encoded by the coding sequence ATGCGTGACCTCTTCCGCTTCCTTCACCGAATCCGGAACACGCTGCTCTTCCTGGCGTTGATGGTGGTCTCGCTCATCCTGCTCCACAGCGGCAACGCGCACCACCGCGCCCAGGCCATCAGCAGCAGCAACGCCTTGTCAGGCACCGTCTATGGCTGGTGGTCGTCCGTGACGGAGTATGCCGGCCTGAAGGAGGTGAATCGCGCACTGGCGGAGGAGAACGCCGATCTGCGCAGCCGCGATGCGAGCTCCTACGCCCCCGTGGCCGACCTGTTCGTGACGATACGGGACACCATTTACCGCCAGCGCTATGCCTACATGACGGCCCGGGTGATCAACAGCACCTGGCACAAGCAGCGGAACTTCCTGACGTTGGACAAGGGTATGACCACCGGACTGCAAGCGGACATGGGCGTGATCGGCCCGCACGGCATCGTGGGCGTGGTCCGGCAGGTCAGCCCGCATTTCGCCTCTGTGATCAGCGTGCTGAACCCCGACATCCGGACCAGTGTGCGCATGCGCCGCACCGGGCATTTCGGCCTGCTCTATTGGGATACCAATGACCCCCGCACCGCTTCGGTGATCGACATCGCCAAGCACGCGCGCGTGGCCGTGGGCGATACGGTGGAGACCCGGGGTGGTGACGGCATCTTCCCCGAAGGCGTTCCGGTGGGCGTGGTGGAGAAGCTGGAGGTGGAACCCGGCAGCAACTACCACGACATCACCATCCGCCTCACCGAGGACATGACCCGCAGCGGACATGTGTACGTGGTGACGGACCTGTTCCGTATGGAACGCGACACGCTGGAGGCGGCGCACCATACACGATGA
- a CDS encoding peptidylprolyl isomerase, giving the protein MAVIGKIRERSGLLLVIVGGALAAFILTDLFSGRGGQRDQVLGEVGGEEISLRRFEQRVGEELDSYRNDFGQQVTSQLQEQIRSSVWNEMVKAHVLLGRVERAGFALTKPEYDDIRFGNNILPEFRNQPNFQGPDGRPSPEALQQYFSSVQLNAPVYHAIQKRRITENRLYAKYNNLVKKSIFVNRVQAEDDFHGKNTKVSFDMVAHRYDQEPDSLFPVGDRDLRRYYDQHRNDPKHRQKPARRFEYVKFPVKATEADRLLGRRELEDLREEFASTQEDSLFVVMNSESRAYVLTPYAEGTADAETDTRMLEAAVGDVVGPYAEGETWKLVKVKELKAVPEARVRHILLSTQQGKGEDEQKKRADSLLTVVKRDRSKFPDLVSKFSDDPGSVNSGGVYEWFDKFRMVPEFTEASFDQKVGAITIAKTTYGFHIVEVLGQRDRMERMVATIDRGMRATPATYKEVYKQANEFSLRNKTLAAFQSAAEEAGLEVVKVDELRPDMRFVMGLQQPNSTISWVNRAKVGDVSEPLDAGDDHVVAILTGIREEGPPALDDVRELFTREVMKEKKGEELVKRMKGNTDLPSLAQTLGTTVQPVSEMLLSATSIPGGYTEFEVIGQIFAMETGQTSVPLKGETGVFVVKVTNTSATPEPGDVATERSSQTTRIRGRAENALYNALREAVGVKDDRSRYY; this is encoded by the coding sequence ATGGCAGTTATCGGCAAGATCCGCGAGCGCAGCGGGTTGCTTTTGGTGATCGTGGGCGGCGCGCTTGCGGCCTTCATCCTCACGGACCTGTTCTCGGGCCGAGGCGGCCAGCGTGACCAGGTCCTCGGCGAGGTGGGCGGTGAGGAGATCAGCTTGCGCCGCTTCGAGCAGCGGGTGGGCGAGGAACTCGACAGTTACCGCAATGATTTCGGGCAGCAGGTCACCAGCCAGTTGCAGGAACAGATCCGCAGTTCCGTGTGGAACGAGATGGTGAAGGCCCATGTGCTCCTGGGCCGCGTGGAGCGCGCCGGGTTCGCCCTCACCAAACCCGAGTACGACGACATCCGCTTCGGCAACAACATCCTGCCTGAGTTCCGCAACCAGCCCAATTTCCAAGGCCCCGATGGCCGTCCCAGTCCGGAAGCGCTGCAGCAATACTTCAGTTCGGTGCAGCTCAATGCGCCGGTGTACCACGCCATCCAAAAGCGCCGCATCACCGAGAACCGCCTATATGCCAAGTACAACAACCTGGTGAAGAAGAGCATCTTCGTCAACCGTGTGCAGGCCGAGGATGATTTCCACGGCAAGAACACCAAGGTCTCCTTCGACATGGTGGCCCACCGCTACGACCAGGAGCCCGACAGCCTTTTCCCGGTGGGCGACCGCGACCTGCGCCGCTACTACGACCAGCACCGCAACGATCCGAAGCACCGCCAGAAACCGGCGCGCCGGTTCGAGTATGTGAAGTTCCCCGTAAAGGCCACCGAGGCCGATCGCCTGCTGGGTCGCCGTGAACTGGAGGACCTCCGCGAGGAGTTCGCCAGCACGCAGGAGGATTCGCTCTTCGTGGTGATGAACAGCGAGTCGCGCGCCTATGTCCTCACGCCATACGCGGAAGGGACCGCTGATGCCGAGACCGACACACGCATGCTGGAAGCGGCCGTGGGCGACGTGGTCGGCCCGTATGCCGAAGGCGAGACCTGGAAGCTGGTGAAGGTGAAGGAACTGAAGGCCGTGCCTGAGGCCCGTGTGCGCCACATCCTCCTCAGCACCCAGCAGGGCAAGGGGGAGGACGAGCAGAAGAAACGGGCCGACAGCCTGCTGACGGTGGTGAAGCGCGACCGCAGCAAGTTCCCCGATCTCGTCTCCAAGTTCAGCGATGATCCCGGCAGCGTGAACAGTGGAGGCGTATACGAATGGTTCGATAAGTTCCGCATGGTGCCGGAGTTCACCGAGGCCAGCTTCGATCAGAAAGTAGGTGCCATCACCATCGCCAAGACCACATATGGCTTCCACATCGTGGAGGTGCTGGGCCAGCGCGATCGCATGGAGCGCATGGTCGCCACCATCGATCGGGGCATGCGGGCCACACCCGCCACCTACAAGGAGGTGTACAAACAGGCCAATGAATTCTCCCTGCGCAACAAGACCCTCGCCGCTTTCCAAAGCGCCGCCGAGGAAGCCGGCCTGGAAGTGGTGAAGGTCGACGAGCTGCGACCCGACATGCGATTCGTGATGGGCCTGCAGCAGCCCAACTCCACCATCAGCTGGGTGAATCGCGCCAAGGTTGGCGACGTGAGCGAACCGCTGGATGCGGGCGATGACCATGTGGTGGCGATCCTCACCGGCATCCGCGAGGAAGGCCCGCCTGCGTTGGATGATGTGCGTGAACTCTTCACCCGCGAAGTGATGAAGGAGAAGAAAGGCGAGGAACTCGTCAAGCGCATGAAGGGCAACACCGACCTTCCGTCCCTGGCGCAGACGCTGGGCACCACGGTGCAGCCGGTCTCCGAGATGCTGCTCAGCGCCACCAGCATTCCTGGTGGCTACACCGAGTTCGAGGTCATCGGGCAGATCTTCGCCATGGAGACCGGCCAGACCAGCGTGCCCCTGAAGGGCGAGACCGGCGTATTCGTGGTGAAGGTGACCAACACTTCTGCCACACCCGAGCCCGGTGATGTGGCCACGGAGCGTTCCAGCCAGACCACCCGCATCCGGGGCCGTGCGGAGAACGCGCTTTACAACGCGCTGCGCGAGGCGGTGGGTGTGAAGGACGACCGCAGCCGCTATTACTGA
- the rodA gene encoding rod shape-determining protein RodA has product MTSARENVAHNLDRPILLMYLLLMFLGWANIYSAAFDPDHPSMFDTSREYGKQAVWMGVSLVLGAGILLVRGGFLRDSAFGVYVFVLLLLVAVLLFGKEVKGARAWFAIGGFGIQPAEFAKFATALALSRYLSGLKALADLRSRVIAGVIILAPVALIMLQPDTGTALVSGAFILVLYREGLSGNVLLLAILAGILSVLSLILRESSFGLPFTDRELPGPWLLMILIAFAAGIAWWVVRSFVVKRSRRPLYTYIVVGVVCSAAFIGSVDYAFDKVLAQHQRDRILVTLGQLEDPQNLGYNVKQSQTAIGSGGLTGKGWLQGTLTKYKYVPMQSTDFIICTVGEEWGFLGTSFVVLLLTALILRIIWISDRQRSRFTRIYAYCVASIFFLHLMINVGMAIGLAPVIGIPLPFFSYGGSSMISFTILLAILLRLDAERLSQLR; this is encoded by the coding sequence ATGACCAGCGCGCGCGAGAATGTGGCCCACAACCTCGACAGGCCGATCCTGTTGATGTACCTGCTGCTGATGTTCCTCGGCTGGGCCAACATCTACTCGGCCGCTTTCGACCCGGACCATCCCAGCATGTTCGACACGAGCCGCGAGTATGGCAAGCAGGCGGTGTGGATGGGCGTCAGCCTGGTGCTTGGCGCGGGCATCCTGCTGGTGCGGGGCGGTTTCCTGCGCGATTCGGCCTTCGGGGTCTACGTTTTCGTGCTGCTGCTGCTGGTGGCCGTGCTGCTTTTCGGCAAGGAAGTGAAGGGCGCCAGGGCCTGGTTCGCCATCGGCGGCTTCGGCATCCAGCCCGCGGAGTTCGCCAAGTTCGCCACCGCCCTCGCGCTCTCCCGCTACCTCAGTGGCCTGAAGGCCTTGGCCGACCTTCGTTCACGTGTCATCGCCGGGGTCATCATCCTCGCCCCCGTGGCACTTATCATGCTGCAGCCCGATACCGGCACAGCGCTCGTCTCCGGCGCCTTCATCCTGGTGCTCTACCGAGAAGGGCTCTCAGGCAACGTGCTGCTGCTGGCCATCCTGGCGGGCATCCTCTCGGTGCTTTCGCTCATCCTGCGCGAGTCGAGCTTCGGTCTGCCCTTTACCGACCGTGAATTGCCCGGCCCCTGGCTGCTGATGATACTGATCGCCTTCGCCGCCGGGATCGCCTGGTGGGTGGTGCGCAGCTTCGTGGTGAAACGATCGCGGAGGCCGTTGTATACCTACATCGTCGTGGGCGTGGTCTGTTCAGCGGCCTTCATCGGCAGCGTGGATTATGCCTTCGACAAGGTTCTGGCACAACACCAGCGCGACCGCATCCTGGTGACATTGGGCCAATTGGAAGACCCACAGAACTTGGGCTACAACGTGAAACAGAGCCAGACGGCCATCGGGTCGGGCGGTCTCACGGGCAAGGGCTGGCTGCAGGGTACGCTCACCAAATACAAGTACGTGCCCATGCAAAGCACTGACTTCATCATCTGCACGGTGGGCGAGGAATGGGGCTTCTTGGGCACCTCGTTCGTGGTTCTGCTGCTTACGGCGCTCATCCTGCGCATCATTTGGATCAGCGACCGGCAGCGCTCTCGGTTCACGCGGATCTATGCCTATTGTGTGGCCAGCATTTTCTTCCTGCACCTGATGATCAACGTGGGCATGGCCATCGGCCTGGCGCCGGTGATCGGCATACCGCTTCCCTTCTTCAGCTACGGCGGAAGCAGCATGATCAGTTTCACCATCCTCCTGGCCATCCTGCTGCGACTTGATGCCGAGCGTTTGAGCCAGCTGCGGTGA
- a CDS encoding rod shape-determining protein produces MSWFNFFTQEIAIDLGTANTLIIHNDKVVVDEPSIVAVDRSTGKVIAVGRQAQQMHGKTHENIKTIRPLKDGVIADFKAAEDMIKGMIRMIKPGRQLFTPNLRMVICIPSGITEVEKRAVRDSAEHAGAKEVYLIHEPMAAAIGIGIDVEEPMGNMIIDIGGGTSEIAVIALGGIVCDKNIRVAGDELTQDIEEYMRRQHNILVGERTAEQIKIEVGAAMTELDSPPPDYAVRGRDLMTGIPKEITVTYSEIAQALDKSISKIEEAILSALEATPPELSADIYKTGIYLAGGGALLRGLDKRISIKTKLPVHVSEDPLRAVARGTGIALKNIDRFQFLMRE; encoded by the coding sequence ATGAGCTGGTTCAACTTTTTCACCCAGGAGATCGCGATCGACCTCGGCACCGCCAACACCTTGATCATCCACAACGACAAGGTGGTGGTGGACGAGCCCAGCATCGTGGCCGTGGACCGCAGCACCGGCAAGGTGATCGCCGTGGGGCGCCAGGCCCAGCAGATGCATGGCAAGACCCACGAGAACATCAAGACCATCCGCCCACTGAAGGACGGGGTGATCGCGGACTTCAAGGCCGCCGAGGACATGATCAAGGGCATGATCCGCATGATCAAGCCCGGCCGGCAGCTCTTCACCCCCAACCTGCGCATGGTGATCTGCATCCCCAGCGGCATCACCGAGGTGGAAAAGCGGGCTGTACGCGACAGCGCGGAGCACGCCGGTGCCAAGGAGGTGTACCTGATCCATGAACCCATGGCGGCCGCCATCGGAATCGGCATCGACGTGGAGGAGCCCATGGGCAACATGATCATCGACATCGGCGGTGGCACCAGCGAGATCGCCGTGATCGCCCTGGGCGGCATCGTGTGCGACAAGAACATCCGCGTGGCGGGCGACGAACTCACGCAGGACATCGAGGAGTACATGCGGCGCCAGCACAACATCCTGGTGGGTGAACGCACCGCTGAGCAGATCAAGATCGAGGTGGGCGCTGCCATGACCGAGCTGGACAGCCCCCCGCCGGACTATGCCGTACGCGGCCGCGATCTGATGACGGGCATCCCCAAGGAGATCACCGTCACCTACAGCGAAATAGCACAAGCGCTGGACAAGAGCATCAGCAAGATCGAGGAGGCCATCCTCAGCGCCCTGGAGGCAACCCCGCCCGAACTGAGCGCCGACATATACAAGACCGGCATCTACCTGGCTGGCGGCGGCGCATTGCTGCGCGGCCTGGACAAGCGGATCAGCATCAAGACCAAACTGCCGGTACACGTGAGCGAGGACCCCCTGCGCGCCGTGGCGCGTGGCACGGGCATCGCTTTGAAGAACATCGACCGCTTCCAGTTCCTAATGAGAGAGTAA
- a CDS encoding HlyC/CorC family transporter: protein MPVIGTDLILILAALVVSALCSGLEIAFVSSNKLYVELERKRGALWARLVSGLLKRPARLIGALLVGNNIALVVYGAVMARILEPWLHGFGWGGGFVLAAQTMIGTLVILVLAEFLPKTLFRLDPNGALGLFAVPLQLLYIVLWAPMMVMTGLGELLLRAFGVRVKPGETVFGRIDLDAFIREMGEGGRREGTMDAEVEYFRNTLELSNTKVRDRMVPRAEIEAVEVDVSIEELHARFVASGMSKLLVYKGSIDNIIGYVHGYELFRKPRSVRAILRAVNFIPGTMPVDELLRMFTKQRSHVAVVVDEFGGTAGMLTIEDAVESIVGDIEDEHDLPDGGDERLGPHLFRLETRAEVRHLREDFDLAIPESEEYDTLAGYILQSTGDLPEEGQVLELGPFRITVTQVSQNRIHEVRLEVTDPERGYLHRP from the coding sequence ATGCCTGTGATCGGTACCGATCTCATCCTCATCCTCGCCGCTCTGGTCGTCTCGGCCCTGTGTTCCGGCCTGGAGATCGCCTTCGTGAGCAGCAACAAGCTCTACGTGGAACTTGAGCGCAAGCGCGGTGCCCTCTGGGCCCGCCTCGTCTCAGGCCTGTTGAAACGCCCTGCCCGGCTCATTGGTGCCTTGCTGGTGGGCAACAACATCGCGCTGGTGGTCTATGGCGCAGTGATGGCCCGGATACTGGAGCCCTGGCTGCATGGCTTCGGCTGGGGCGGTGGCTTCGTATTGGCGGCACAGACCATGATCGGTACGCTGGTGATCCTGGTGCTCGCTGAATTCCTGCCCAAGACCCTGTTCCGCCTGGACCCCAACGGCGCCTTGGGGCTCTTCGCCGTGCCGTTGCAGTTGCTCTACATCGTGCTTTGGGCCCCCATGATGGTCATGACCGGACTGGGCGAATTGCTGCTACGGGCATTCGGGGTGCGCGTGAAGCCCGGCGAAACGGTCTTCGGTCGCATCGACCTGGACGCTTTTATCCGCGAGATGGGCGAAGGCGGGCGCCGCGAAGGCACGATGGACGCCGAGGTGGAGTACTTCAGGAACACCTTGGAACTGAGCAACACCAAGGTGCGTGACCGCATGGTGCCCCGTGCGGAGATAGAGGCCGTGGAAGTGGACGTGTCGATCGAGGAGTTGCATGCACGCTTCGTGGCTTCCGGCATGAGCAAATTGCTCGTGTACAAAGGCAGCATCGACAACATCATCGGCTATGTGCACGGCTACGAACTGTTCCGCAAGCCCCGCAGTGTGCGGGCCATCCTCCGCGCGGTGAACTTCATTCCGGGCACCATGCCGGTGGACGAGCTGTTGCGCATGTTCACCAAGCAGCGCAGCCATGTGGCCGTGGTGGTGGATGAATTCGGTGGCACGGCCGGCATGCTCACCATCGAGGATGCGGTGGAAAGCATCGTGGGGGACATCGAGGATGAGCACGATCTGCCCGATGGCGGTGACGAGCGGTTGGGCCCGCACCTTTTCCGGCTTGAGACACGTGCCGAGGTGCGCCACCTCCGCGAGGACTTTGACCTGGCCATACCCGAAAGCGAGGAGTACGACACCCTGGCGGGCTACATTCTGCAGAGCACAGGCGACCTGCCCGAAGAGGGCCAGGTCCTGGAACTCGGTCCTTTCCGTATCACGGTGACCCAGGTCTCGCAGAACCGGATCCATGAGGTGAGGCTGGAGGTGACCGACCCCGAGCGGGGCTACCTCCACAGGCCGTAA
- the purH gene encoding bifunctional phosphoribosylaminoimidazolecarboxamide formyltransferase/IMP cyclohydrolase has translation MAGQKRIHSALLSVYHKDGLEPLVRELVRLDVRLYSTGGTQTFLEGLGVPVTPVEDLTTYPSILGGRVKTLHPKVFGGILGRRDLASDVAQLEEYDIPPIDLVIVDLYPFEATVEAGGSESEIIEKIDIGGISLIRAAAKNHADVTIVPSMAQYAELLQLLKEQNGVTTLDQRKAFATAAFGVSSRYDSAIHAWFSGNDAGLPPVAGRPVHPLRYGENPHQQAAFIGDLDGLFDRLHGKELSYNNLLDLDAGLELIDDLATLRLRSGQASGADTPSAVEAFAILKHNNACGAAVRATVKEAWDAALAGDPVSAFGGVLVTNARIDKATAEAIDTIFFEIIAAPDFDADALEVLRRKKNRIILRRKGKGHRPRHWRSALGGMLTQAVNNALPSAAVMKTATKNAPSAQELADMVFATMLVKHTKSNAIVLAKGYQLLASGTGQTSRVDALEQAIAKATKFGFDLHGAVMASDAFFPFPDCVEIAHKAGITAVVHPGGSIRDQDSIDYCDAHGMAMCITGIRHFKH, from the coding sequence TTGGCCGGGCAAAAACGCATCCATAGCGCGCTCCTTTCCGTGTACCACAAGGACGGTCTGGAGCCCCTTGTGCGCGAACTCGTCCGCCTGGATGTCAGGCTCTACTCCACCGGCGGCACACAGACCTTCCTCGAAGGGCTGGGCGTACCCGTGACACCCGTGGAGGACCTCACCACCTACCCCAGCATCCTGGGTGGCAGGGTGAAGACCCTGCACCCGAAGGTCTTCGGTGGCATCCTGGGCCGGCGCGATCTGGCCAGCGATGTGGCGCAATTGGAGGAGTACGACATACCGCCCATCGACCTGGTGATCGTGGACCTCTACCCCTTCGAGGCCACGGTGGAGGCCGGCGGCAGCGAGAGTGAGATCATCGAGAAGATCGACATCGGCGGCATCAGCCTGATCCGCGCGGCGGCGAAGAACCATGCCGATGTGACCATTGTGCCGTCCATGGCCCAGTACGCCGAACTGCTTCAGCTGCTGAAGGAGCAGAACGGGGTCACCACGCTGGATCAACGGAAGGCCTTCGCCACGGCGGCCTTCGGCGTGAGCAGCCGGTACGACAGCGCCATACACGCCTGGTTCAGCGGGAACGATGCGGGCCTTCCTCCTGTGGCCGGCCGGCCCGTGCACCCGCTGCGCTATGGCGAGAACCCGCACCAACAGGCCGCCTTCATCGGCGACCTGGACGGCCTTTTCGATCGCCTCCACGGCAAGGAACTCAGCTACAACAACCTGTTGGACCTGGACGCCGGGCTGGAGCTGATCGATGACCTGGCCACCCTTCGACTTCGCTCCGGGCAGGCCAGCGGAGCCGACACGCCGAGCGCAGTCGAGGCGTTCGCGATATTGAAGCACAACAACGCCTGCGGCGCAGCGGTGCGGGCCACGGTGAAGGAAGCCTGGGACGCGGCACTGGCGGGAGACCCCGTGAGCGCCTTTGGTGGCGTGCTGGTGACCAACGCACGTATCGACAAGGCCACGGCCGAGGCCATCGACACCATCTTCTTCGAGATCATCGCCGCACCGGACTTCGATGCGGACGCGCTGGAGGTGCTGCGCCGGAAAAAGAACCGCATCATCCTGCGCCGCAAGGGAAAGGGCCATCGGCCCCGGCACTGGCGTTCGGCCCTTGGTGGCATGCTGACCCAGGCCGTCAACAACGCCTTGCCATCGGCAGCCGTGATGAAAACGGCCACGAAAAATGCCCCCTCAGCACAGGAGCTCGCGGACATGGTCTTCGCCACCATGCTGGTGAAGCACACCAAGAGCAACGCCATCGTGTTGGCCAAGGGCTACCAACTGCTGGCCAGCGGTACCGGGCAGACCAGCCGGGTGGACGCGCTGGAACAGGCCATCGCCAAGGCGACGAAATTCGGTTTCGACCTGCATGGCGCCGTGATGGCCAGTGACGCCTTCTTCCCCTTCCCGGATTGCGTGGAGATCGCCCACAAGGCCGGCATCACCGCGGTCGTCCACCCCGGCGGCAGCATCCGCGACCAGGACAGCATAGACTATTGCGACGCGCACGGCATGGCCATGTGCATCACCGGCATCCGACACTTCAAACACTGA